A region from the Canis lupus dingo isolate Sandy chromosome X, ASM325472v2, whole genome shotgun sequence genome encodes:
- the LOC112649506 gene encoding RNA-binding protein EWS-like has product MASTDYSTYSQAAAQQGYSGYTAQPTQGYAQTTQAYGHQSYGTYGQPTDVSYTQAQTTATYGQTAYATSYGQPPAGYTTPTAPQAYIQPVQGYGAGAYDTTTAMVTTTQASYAAQSTYGTQPAYPAYGQQPAATAPARPQEGNKPAETSQPQSSIGGYNQPSLGYGQSNYSYPQVPGSYPMQPVTAPPSYPPTSYSSTQPTSYDQSSYSQQNTYGQPSSYGQQSSYGQQSSYGQQPPTSYPPQTGYYSQAPSQYSQQSSSYGQQSSFQQDHPSKMGVYGQESGGFSGPGENQSMSGTDNRGRGRGGFDHAGMSRGGRGGGRGGMGSAGERGGFNKPGGPMDEGPDLDLGPPVDPDEDSDNNAIYVQGLNDNVTLDDVADLFKQCGIVKMNKRTGQPMIHIYLDKETGKPKGDATVSYEDPPTAKAAVEWFDGKDFQGSKLKVSLAQKKPPMNSMRGGMPPRESRGMPPPLRGGPGAPWVAWKAVGGDRGGFPPRGPRGSRGNPSGGGNVQHRAGDWQCPNPGCGNQNFAWRTECNQCKAPKPEGFLPPPFLPPGGDRGRGGPGGMQGGRGGLMDCSGPGGMFRGGRSGDRGGFRAGRGMDRGGFGGGRRGGPGGPPGPLMEQMGGRRGGRGGHGKMDKGEHRQECRDRPY; this is encoded by the coding sequence atggcgTCCACGGATTACAGTACCTACAGCCAAGCTGCAGCCCAGCAGGGCTACAGTGGATACACCGCCCAACCAACTCAAGGATATGCACAGACCACCCAGGCATATGGGCATCAGAGTTATGGAACCTATGGACAGCCCACTGACGTCAGCTATACCCAGGCTCAGACCACTGCGACTTATGGGCAGACCGCCTATGCAACTTCTTATGGACAGCCTCCCGCTGGTTATACTACTCCAACTGCCCCTCAGGCATACATTCAGCCTGTCCAGGGGTACGGCGCTGGTGCTTATGATACCACCACTGCTATGGTCACTACCACCCAGGCCTCCTATGCTGCTCAGTCTACATATGGCACTCAGCCTGCTTACCCAGCCTATGGGCAGCAGCCAGCGGCCACCGCACCTGCAAGACCACAGGAAGGTAACAAACCTGCTGAGACTAGTCAACCTCAATCTAGCATAGGGGGTTACAACCAGCCCAGCCTAGGATATGGACAGAGTAACTACAGTTATCCCCAGGTACCTGGGAGCTACCCCATGCAGCCAGTCACAGCACCACCATCTTATCCTCCTACCAGCTACTCCTCTACACAGCCGACTAGTTATGATCAGAGCAGTTACTCTCAACAGAACACCTATGGGCAGCCGAGCAGCTATGGACAGCAGAGTAGCTATGGTCAACAAAGCAGCTATGGGCAGCAGCCGCCCACTAGTTATCCCCCTCAAACTGGATACTACAGCCAGGCTCCAAGTCAATATAGCCAACAGAGCAGCAGCTACGGGCAGCAGAGTTCATTCCAACAGGACCACCCCAGTAAGATGGGTGTTTATGGGCAGGAGTCTGGAGGATTTTCCGGACCAGGAGAGAACCAGAGCATGAGTGGCACTGATAAccggggcaggggaagagggggattTGATCATGCAGGCATGAGCAGAGGTGGACGGGGAGGAGGACGCGGTGGAATGGGCAGCGCTGGAGAGCGAGGTGGCTTCAATAAGCCTGGTGGACCCATGGATGAAGGACCAGATCTTGATCTAGGCCCACCTGTAGATCCAGATGAAGACTCTGACAACAATGCAATTTACGTGCAAGGCTTAAATGACAATGTGACTCTAGATGATGTGGCTGACTTATTTAAGCAGTGTGGAATTGTTAAGATGAACAAGAGAACCGGACAACCCATGATCCATATCTACTTGGATAAGGAAACAGGAAAGCCCAAAGGTGATGCTACAGTATCCTATGAAGACCCACCAACTGCCAAGGCTGCTGTGGAGTGGTTTGATGGGAAAGATTTTCAAGGAAGCAAACTTAAGGTTTCTCTCGCTCAGAAGAAACCTCCAATGAACAGCATGCGGGGTGGTATGCCTCCCCGTGAGAGCAGAGGGATGCCACCGCCACTCCGTGGAGGTCCTGGGGCCCCATGGGTCGCATGGAAGGCCGTTGGAGGAGACAGAGGTGGCTTTCCCCCAAGAGGACCCCGGGGCTCCCGAGGGAACCCATCTGGAGGAGGAAATGTCCAGCACCGAGCTGGGGACTGGCAGTGCCCCAATCCGGGGTGTGGAAACCAGAACTTCGCCTGGAGAACAGAATGCAACCAGTGTAAGGCCCCGAAGCCTGAAGGcttccttccaccacccttcCTGCCCCCGGGCGGTGACCGTGGCAGAGGCGGCCCTGGTGGCATGCAGGGAGGAAGAGGTGGCCTCATGGACTGCAGTGGTCCAGGTGGGATGTTCAGAGGTGGCCGCAGTGGAGACAGAGGGGGCTTCCGTGCTGGCCGGGGCATGGACCGAGGTGGCTTTGGTGGAGGAAGACGAGGCGGTCCTGGTGGGCCCCCTGGACCTTTGATGGAAcagatgggaggaagaagaggtgggCGTGGAGGAcatggaaaaatggataaaggcgAGCACCGTCAGGAGTGCAGAGACCGGCCCTACTAG